A genomic window from Gossypium hirsutum isolate 1008001.06 chromosome D10, Gossypium_hirsutum_v2.1, whole genome shotgun sequence includes:
- the LOC107915030 gene encoding phosphoenolpyruvate carboxylase kinase 1, with protein MTESLKANYEVCEEIGRGRFGIVFRCVSLISGESFAVKSIDKRIISAGDSLDSQCLFNEPKILTLVSPHPNIIHLHHLYEDDSHLHMVLDLCPPSRDLYNLIIDNGQFSEAQARPILTQLVQALAHIHSLGVVHRDIKPENILFDSKNSVKLTDFGSADVAPEVMRGVVGTPFYVAPEILGGREYGEKVDVWSSGVVLYIMLAGFPPFHGETVVEIFEAVLRGNLRFPVRVFQSVSPAAKDLLRKMLCKDVSRRLSAEQVLRHPWITSGC; from the exons ATGACTGAATCATTGAAGGCTAACTACGAGGTCTGTGAAGAGATCGGCCGAGGAAGATTCGGCATCGTTTTCAGGTGCGTTTCTTTGATCTCCGGCGAGTCTTTTGCCGTTAAATCAATCGACAAACGGATAATCTCCGCCGGTGATTCTCTCGACTCTCAGTGTCTTTTCAATGAACCTAAAATTCTCACTCTGGTTTCGCCTCACCCCAATATAATCCACCTTCACCACCTCTACGAAGACGACTCTCATCTTCACATGGTGCTCGATCTCTGCCCTCCTTCACGAGATCTTTACAATCTCATCATCGACAATGGGCAGTTCTCCGAAGCTCAAGCCCGACCCATCTTGACCCAACTCGTTCAGGCCCTTGCTCACATTCACAGTCTCGGCGTCGTCCACCGTGATATCAAACCAGAAAACATTTTGTTCGATTCGAAAAATTCCGTTAAGCTAACGGATTTCGGTTCCGCTGACGTGGCACCGGAGGTAATGAGAGGTGTGGTGGGAACCCCGTTTTACGTGGCTCCGGAGATTTTGGGCGGGAGGGAATACGGGGAGAAAGTTGACGTTTGGAGTAGTGGTGTCGTATTGTACATAATGTTGGCAGGATTTCCGCCGTTTCACGGGGAAACGGTGGTGGAGATTTTCGAGGCGGTTTTGAGGGGAAATTTGAGATTCCCCGTTAGGGTTTTCCAATCGGTTTCGCCGGCAGCCAAGGATCTGTTGAGAAAAATGCTCTGTAAAGATGTTTCTAGAAGATTGTCCGCTGAACAAGTTCTAA gaCATCCATGGATCACAAGTGGATGCTGA